Proteins encoded within one genomic window of Nordella sp. HKS 07:
- a CDS encoding type II toxin-antitoxin system Phd/YefM family antitoxin, with amino-acid sequence MDEAVSAADANRKFSLLLRRVREGHSYVVTSHGRPVARIVPANEHEITLSGARSALLSRLEAQPPISAGRWTRDELYEDER; translated from the coding sequence ATGGATGAGGCCGTTTCGGCAGCAGATGCCAACCGCAAATTTTCCCTGCTTCTGCGTCGCGTGCGCGAAGGCCACAGCTATGTTGTGACCAGTCATGGTCGCCCGGTAGCGCGTATCGTCCCCGCCAATGAGCATGAGATAACGTTGTCGGGCGCGCGATCAGCCTTGTTGTCCCGCCTCGAAGCTCAGCCCCCCATCAGTGCCGGGCGCTGGACGCGCGATGAGCTTTATGAGGATGAGCGGTGA
- a CDS encoding PIN domain-containing protein — MKVALDTNILVYAENVNGAGKRDIALDLVRRLPQEAVVIPVQVLGELFSVLVRKGGKSRKDARGAILGWRDTFALVETSPEIMLAAADLATDHHFGIWDAVILSAASQAGCRLLLSEDLQDGFTWAGVTVVNPFASSHHALLEAFLESAKQQEGR; from the coding sequence GTGAAGGTTGCGCTCGACACCAACATTCTTGTCTATGCGGAGAACGTCAACGGAGCGGGCAAGCGCGACATAGCTCTTGATCTGGTGCGCCGGCTTCCACAGGAAGCAGTCGTCATCCCCGTTCAGGTTCTCGGAGAATTGTTCAGTGTCCTGGTCCGCAAGGGAGGCAAGTCGCGGAAAGATGCTCGCGGGGCCATTCTGGGCTGGCGCGATACATTCGCGCTTGTCGAAACCTCGCCGGAGATCATGCTGGCCGCCGCCGATCTTGCGACGGATCATCATTTCGGAATCTGGGATGCGGTCATCCTATCCGCAGCCTCTCAAGCGGGCTGCCGGCTACTTCTCTCCGAAGACCTGCAGGATGGCTTTACTTGGGCTGGGGTGACGGTCGTCAACCCATTCGCGTCATCGCATCATGCGTTGCTGGAGGCGTTTCTGGAAAGCGCCAAACAACAAGAAGGTCGCTAG
- the sucD gene encoding succinate--CoA ligase subunit alpha yields the protein MTILLERATPVLVLGITGKIGSFHTEEMMAYGTNIVGGVTPGKGGAKVHNVPVFDTIKEAVASAGAEAAIVFVPPPFAADSIMEAADAGLKLCVAITDGIPAKDMIRVKRYMRRYARENRMRLIGPNCAGIISPGKSLLGIMPGHIYLPGHIGVVGRSGTLGYEAAAQMKELGIGISTSVGIGGDPINGSSFRDILELFEQDPDTHAVMMIGEIGGPQEAEAASYIREHMTKPVAAYVAGLSAPKGRRMGHAGAIIQAFGESASEKVELLRDAGVAISPSPSEIGRTMETLLKKAA from the coding sequence ATGACGATCCTTCTCGAGCGCGCGACACCGGTTCTGGTCCTCGGCATCACCGGCAAGATCGGCAGCTTCCACACCGAGGAGATGATGGCCTATGGCACGAATATCGTGGGCGGCGTGACGCCCGGCAAAGGCGGAGCCAAGGTTCACAATGTGCCGGTCTTCGACACGATCAAGGAAGCGGTCGCCAGCGCCGGTGCGGAAGCGGCGATCGTCTTCGTGCCGCCGCCTTTCGCCGCCGATTCGATCATGGAGGCGGCCGATGCGGGGCTGAAGCTCTGCGTCGCCATCACCGACGGCATTCCCGCCAAGGACATGATCCGGGTGAAGCGTTATATGCGCCGCTACGCGCGTGAGAACCGCATGCGGCTCATCGGGCCCAATTGCGCCGGCATCATTTCACCCGGCAAGTCGCTGCTCGGCATCATGCCGGGCCATATCTATCTCCCCGGCCATATCGGCGTGGTCGGGCGCTCCGGCACGCTCGGCTATGAGGCGGCGGCGCAGATGAAGGAACTCGGCATCGGCATCTCGACCAGCGTCGGCATCGGCGGCGATCCGATCAACGGCTCGTCCTTCCGCGACATTCTCGAGCTGTTCGAGCAGGATCCGGACACCCATGCGGTGATGATGATCGGCGAGATCGGCGGGCCGCAGGAAGCCGAAGCCGCTTCCTATATAAGAGAGCACATGACGAAGCCGGTCGCCGCCTATGTGGCGGGGCTCTCGGCGCCCAAGGGACGGCGCATGGGCCATGCCGGCGCCATCATCCAGGCCTTCGGCGAAAGTGCGAGCGAGAAAGTGGAATTGCTGCGCGATGCAGGCGTCGCGATCTCGCCGTCACCCTCGGAGATCGGCCGCACCATGGAGACATTGTTGAAGAAGGCGGCGTAG
- a CDS encoding malate--CoA ligase subunit beta, protein MDIHEYQAKEILSRFGVAVPQGGLAYSPEQAAYRARDIGGSKWIVKAQIHSGGRGKAGGVKLCQSEHQVEEAADDLFGKRLVTHQTGPQGKTVYRVYVEGTVAIKREIYLGLVLDRKSERVMVVASSAGGMEIEEIAQREPHSIIRSVVEPAVGMPAFQAREIAFGLGLEPALTQQAVNTILGCYKAFEELDATMVEINPLVVTEDNRLIALDAKMTFDDNALFRLPHIAELRDKSQEDPRETRAADRGLSYVGLDGSIGCIVNGAGLAMATMDMIKAAGGEPANFLDIGGGATPERVAKAFRLVTSDQNVRAILVNIFAGINRCDWVAEGIVMALQKTPINLPVVVRLAGTHVEEGRKILARSGLPIIRAATLAEAANRAVAAWRNDSLIKVAS, encoded by the coding sequence ATGGATATCCACGAATATCAGGCCAAGGAAATCCTCAGCCGTTTTGGCGTGGCGGTGCCGCAGGGCGGCCTCGCTTACAGCCCCGAACAGGCCGCCTATCGAGCCCGCGACATCGGCGGCAGCAAATGGATCGTCAAGGCGCAGATCCATTCGGGCGGCCGCGGCAAGGCCGGCGGCGTCAAGCTCTGCCAATCCGAGCATCAGGTCGAGGAAGCCGCCGACGACTTGTTCGGCAAGCGCCTCGTCACCCATCAGACGGGCCCCCAGGGCAAGACCGTCTATCGCGTCTATGTCGAAGGCACCGTCGCCATCAAGCGCGAGATCTATCTGGGCCTGGTGCTCGACCGCAAGTCGGAGCGCGTGATGGTGGTGGCCTCGAGCGCCGGCGGCATGGAGATCGAGGAGATCGCCCAGCGCGAACCCCATTCGATCATCCGCAGTGTGGTCGAGCCGGCGGTCGGCATGCCGGCCTTCCAGGCGCGCGAGATCGCCTTCGGCCTCGGCCTCGAGCCGGCTCTGACGCAGCAGGCGGTCAACACCATTCTCGGCTGTTACAAGGCCTTCGAGGAGCTCGACGCGACAATGGTGGAGATCAATCCGCTGGTCGTCACCGAGGACAACCGGCTCATCGCCCTCGACGCCAAGATGACCTTCGACGACAATGCGCTGTTCCGCCTGCCGCATATCGCCGAATTGCGCGACAAGTCGCAGGAGGATCCGCGCGAGACGCGCGCCGCCGATCGCGGGCTGTCCTATGTCGGGCTCGATGGCTCGATCGGCTGCATCGTGAATGGCGCCGGCCTTGCGATGGCGACCATGGACATGATCAAGGCGGCTGGTGGCGAGCCCGCCAACTTCCTCGATATCGGCGGCGGCGCCACGCCCGAACGCGTCGCCAAGGCGTTCCGGCTCGTCACCTCGGACCAGAATGTGCGCGCGATTCTCGTGAACATCTTCGCCGGCATCAACCGCTGCGACTGGGTGGCGGAAGGCATCGTGATGGCGCTGCAGAAGACCCCGATCAACCTGCCGGTCGTGGTCCGCCTCGCCGGCACGCATGTCGAGGAAGGCCGCAAGATCCTGGCGCGCTCCGGCCTGCCCATCATCCGCGCCGCGACGCTTGCCGAAGCGGCGAACCGAGCGGTTGCCGCATGGCGCAATGACAGTCTGATAAAGGTGGCCTCATGA
- a CDS encoding aminotransferase class V-fold PLP-dependent enzyme has protein sequence MPGVRGLFIPGPTNIPDAVRRALDIPMEDQRAPDLPDFTLPLFEDVKKVFKSRTGQAFLFPSSGTGGWEAALTNTLSPGDKILAARFGQFSHLWIDMCIRLGFEVDVVDAPWGEGVPVDIFAQRLKADRGHKIKAVLVTHNETATGVTSDVAGVRKALDEAEHPALLFVDGVSSIASIDFRMEEWRVDVAVSGSQKGFMLPAGLAILCVSQKALAQARNAQSRRFYFDFADMGRANKDGYFPYTPPTHMLRGLRASLDLLFAEGLEHVFARHHRLAEGVRKAVAAWGLKLCAAEPRWQSDTVSAIHLPDGFDSNVFVRHAYQAYGLSLGVGLSKVAGRVFRIGHLGDLNELMVLTALSGVELTLRDQGVPFTVGSGVAAAIEHFHHTQPAQLAKAA, from the coding sequence ATGCCAGGTGTCCGCGGCCTGTTCATACCAGGGCCCACCAATATTCCGGACGCCGTGCGCCGCGCCCTGGATATCCCTATGGAGGACCAGAGGGCGCCCGACCTGCCGGACTTCACGCTGCCGCTCTTCGAGGATGTGAAGAAGGTTTTCAAATCCAGGACCGGGCAGGCCTTCCTCTTCCCCTCTTCCGGCACTGGCGGCTGGGAAGCGGCGCTGACCAACACGCTGTCGCCCGGCGACAAGATCCTTGCCGCCCGCTTCGGGCAGTTCTCGCATCTGTGGATCGACATGTGCATCCGTCTCGGCTTCGAGGTCGATGTGGTCGATGCGCCCTGGGGCGAAGGCGTGCCGGTCGACATCTTCGCCCAACGCCTCAAGGCCGACCGCGGCCACAAGATCAAGGCGGTGCTCGTCACCCACAACGAGACCGCGACCGGCGTCACCAGCGATGTGGCCGGTGTGCGCAAGGCGCTCGATGAGGCCGAACATCCGGCCCTTCTCTTCGTCGACGGCGTGAGCTCGATCGCCAGCATCGATTTCCGCATGGAGGAGTGGCGCGTCGATGTCGCGGTATCAGGATCCCAGAAAGGATTCATGCTGCCGGCCGGGCTCGCCATTCTCTGCGTCAGCCAGAAGGCGCTGGCGCAAGCCCGGAACGCGCAATCGCGGCGTTTTTATTTCGACTTCGCCGACATGGGGCGCGCCAACAAGGACGGCTATTTCCCCTATACGCCGCCGACGCATATGCTGCGTGGCTTGCGGGCCTCGCTCGATCTTCTCTTCGCTGAAGGCCTCGAACATGTCTTCGCGCGTCATCACCGCCTCGCCGAAGGCGTGCGCAAGGCGGTAGCGGCCTGGGGCCTCAAGCTTTGCGCCGCCGAGCCGCGCTGGCAGTCCGACACGGTGAGCGCGATCCATCTGCCGGACGGGTTTGATTCCAACGTCTTCGTGCGTCATGCCTATCAGGCCTATGGCCTGTCGCTCGGCGTCGGCCTGTCGAAGGTTGCCGGCCGCGTCTTCCGCATCGGGCATCTGGGCGATCTCAACGAGCTCATGGTGTTGACCGCGCTGTCGGGCGTCGAGCTCACTCTGCGCGATCAAGGTGTGCCTTTCACCGTCGGCAGCGGCGTCGCCGCGGCGATCGAGCATTTCCACCACACGCAACCGGCGCAACTCGCCAAGGCAGCTTGA
- a CDS encoding response regulator transcription factor → MTDQAPIDIALGDGNPLMLAALSDFIDRDKDFSLVATAATAEGFLAAVTRVPVQVGLIEWTLPAMGGERLLDTLRLRPSPPRMIVYGAPEEPEILRRAMAAGAAGFSPRHQSPEQLLVMARAVAKGQMMFPFLDVRELTRDPAGALTARERILLAALARGLDNKSLARELDISVNTVKFHLRNLYEKLNLSSRAQAIAFYYSSGAHRDENGR, encoded by the coding sequence ATGACAGATCAGGCACCGATCGACATCGCTCTGGGGGACGGCAATCCCCTGATGCTGGCCGCCCTTTCCGACTTCATCGACCGCGACAAGGACTTCAGCCTGGTGGCGACCGCCGCCACTGCCGAGGGTTTCCTCGCCGCGGTCACCCGCGTGCCGGTCCAGGTCGGCCTGATCGAGTGGACTCTGCCGGCGATGGGCGGCGAACGTTTGCTCGATACGCTGCGGCTCAGGCCGTCACCGCCGCGCATGATCGTCTATGGCGCGCCCGAGGAGCCCGAGATCCTGCGCCGCGCCATGGCGGCGGGCGCGGCCGGCTTCTCGCCACGCCATCAGTCGCCGGAGCAGCTTCTCGTGATGGCGCGCGCGGTGGCGAAAGGCCAGATGATGTTCCCGTTCCTCGATGTGCGCGAACTCACCCGCGATCCCGCCGGCGCCCTGACCGCGCGCGAGCGCATCTTGCTCGCCGCTCTGGCGCGCGGTCTCGACAACAAGTCACTGGCGCGCGAACTCGATATTTCGGTGAACACGGTGAAATTCCATCTGCGCAATCTCTATGAGAAGCTCAATCTGTCGAGCCGCGCCCAGGCCATCGCGTTTTATTATTCCTCCGGCGCGCATCGCGATGAAAACGGTCGCTGA
- a CDS encoding CoA ester lyase — translation MSFHTVEQAPARLNRSELAVPGSQPQLFEKAAKSAADVIFLDLEDAVAPDDKVEARKNVIKAINEVDWGTKALSVRINGLDTQYMYRDVVDVLEQAGDRLDLIMIPKVGTASDVYALDMMVTQIETAKGRKKKIGFELIIETALGMQNIEKIARASRRNESLHFGVADYAASTRARTTNIGGANPDYSILTDKLEDGSRATHWGDMWHYALARMVVAARANGLRPVDGPFGDFSDGEGYKAAAHRAAVLGCEGKWAIHPSQVTLANEGMGPSEKDVARAKRILVAMDEAAKAGKGAVSLDGRLIDYASIRQAEVLVKKAEQIAKG, via the coding sequence ATGAGCTTCCATACCGTCGAACAGGCGCCCGCAAGGCTTAACCGCAGCGAGCTCGCCGTCCCCGGCAGCCAGCCGCAGCTTTTTGAAAAGGCGGCTAAATCGGCCGCCGACGTGATCTTCCTCGATCTCGAGGACGCCGTCGCCCCGGACGACAAGGTCGAGGCGCGCAAGAACGTCATCAAGGCGATAAATGAAGTGGACTGGGGCACGAAGGCGCTCTCGGTCCGAATCAACGGTCTCGACACCCAATACATGTATCGTGATGTCGTCGACGTTCTCGAGCAGGCGGGCGACCGCCTCGATCTCATCATGATCCCCAAGGTCGGCACCGCCTCCGACGTCTATGCGCTGGACATGATGGTGACGCAGATCGAGACGGCCAAGGGACGCAAGAAGAAGATCGGTTTCGAGCTCATCATCGAAACGGCGCTCGGCATGCAGAATATCGAGAAGATTGCTCGCGCGAGCCGCCGCAACGAATCGCTGCATTTCGGCGTCGCCGACTATGCCGCCTCGACGCGCGCCCGCACCACCAATATCGGCGGCGCCAATCCGGACTATTCGATCCTGACGGACAAGCTCGAAGACGGTTCGCGCGCTACCCATTGGGGCGATATGTGGCATTATGCGCTGGCCCGCATGGTCGTGGCGGCGCGCGCCAACGGCCTGCGCCCGGTCGACGGACCCTTCGGCGATTTCTCGGATGGCGAGGGCTACAAGGCCGCCGCCCACCGCGCCGCGGTCCTGGGCTGCGAAGGCAAATGGGCCATCCACCCCTCGCAGGTGACGCTCGCCAATGAGGGGATGGGCCCGAGCGAGAAGGACGTCGCGCGTGCGAAGCGGATTCTCGTGGCCATGGATGAAGCGGCGAAAGCCGGCAAGGGTGCGGTCTCGCTCGACGGCCGCCTCATCGACTATGCCTCGATCCGCCAGGCCGAGGTGCTGGTCAAGAAGGCCGAACAGATCGCCAAGGGGTGA